A stretch of Spirosoma oryzicola DNA encodes these proteins:
- a CDS encoding VRR-NUC domain-containing protein, with product MPSDLITADQFQSLLKKHRPKATPEHDLQCEVVFDFDKDYPTYEGLLFAIPNGAKLPYKTVKGKRVCPEAIKLKKEGMRPGVPDLCLPVPKGRYHGLFVEMKYGDNKPSTEQVFWMQRLTKLGYCCKVCYTRQEARHIFKTYLSLE from the coding sequence ATGCCTAGTGATCTGATCACCGCCGATCAGTTTCAAAGTCTCCTAAAAAAACATAGGCCGAAGGCAACCCCCGAACACGACCTACAATGTGAGGTCGTGTTCGACTTCGACAAAGATTACCCGACCTACGAAGGCTTGCTTTTTGCCATTCCAAACGGCGCAAAACTGCCTTATAAAACCGTAAAGGGTAAGCGGGTATGTCCCGAAGCAATCAAGCTCAAGAAAGAGGGTATGCGCCCCGGCGTTCCTGATCTGTGCCTGCCGGTCCCGAAAGGTCGCTATCACGGTTTGTTTGTCGAGATGAAATACGGCGATAACAAGCCAAGCACCGAACAAGTGTTCTGGATGCAGCGACTGACAAAGCTGGGCTACTGCTGTAAGGTCTGCTACACAAGACAGGAAGCCAGACACATTTTCAAAACCTATCTATCGCTCGAATAG
- a CDS encoding helix-turn-helix domain-containing protein yields MTKELAYNRLFCRCVNVLPYLRTLGLPSRTPTKESLCFCMIMVPDSVLQSDLLTPSEKLLFPQLVVLCGAEGMTKADNDELAAHLGISERSVSGFITNLNRAGFITVDVDRKLKTKQRTIRLNELTQDFALSPILLQKLMLADADSCVKLAQILASALPDAKSCVMLAQNLASAIKDECADSESFTNIDTKSCVNSGQNSGFSEERDNIYNNILLTTPKVNTNTTSKLSAQKPENDEQTQKPASTPLIWLGSEPVAPAELGKLVNIRGVEDQRLEPFVTENSGRHYNDLKELADLVRKWLRRTRPKPPKKSIEERREDFTAKLHEYDRINPKMYPKDFYNNFFTYWTTVNDSNTTMRYEKDPYFFSSLGNKLAYSYKNVYIKNQTYANADKPTGNSRTVPVLTADDLSDGHDSAPHSFDESDDETGTNEYTTLHLTLE; encoded by the coding sequence ATGACTAAAGAGTTAGCTTACAACAGGCTCTTTTGTCGGTGTGTGAACGTGTTGCCTTACCTGCGCACTCTCGGCCTGCCAAGCCGCACACCGACAAAAGAGTCTCTTTGTTTTTGTATGATCATGGTTCCCGATTCCGTTTTGCAGTCCGACCTGCTCACGCCCAGCGAGAAACTTTTATTTCCTCAGCTGGTCGTTCTGTGCGGGGCCGAGGGCATGACAAAGGCCGATAACGACGAACTGGCAGCACATCTGGGAATTTCCGAGCGTTCGGTTTCTGGCTTTATTACCAATCTGAACCGGGCCGGATTTATTACTGTCGATGTTGACCGCAAGTTAAAGACCAAGCAGCGCACAATTAGACTTAATGAGTTGACGCAAGATTTTGCGTTAAGTCCGATCCTGCTGCAAAAGTTGATGTTAGCTGACGCAGATTCTTGCGTCAAGTTGGCGCAAATTCTTGCGTCAGCTCTACCTGACGCAAAATCATGCGTCATGTTAGCGCAAAATCTTGCGTCAGCTATTAAAGACGAATGCGCTGATTCTGAGTCATTTACTAACATTGACACAAAATCTTGCGTCAACTCCGGTCAAAATTCCGGGTTTTCAGAGGAAAGAGATAATATATATAATAATATATTACTTACTACTCCAAAAGTTAATACTAATACTACTAGTAAACTTTCTGCGCAAAAACCCGAAAATGACGAGCAGACGCAAAAACCTGCGTCAACTCCTTTGATCTGGCTAGGCAGTGAACCAGTCGCACCGGCTGAGCTAGGCAAGCTAGTCAACATTCGCGGTGTCGAGGATCAGCGACTAGAGCCGTTCGTCACTGAGAACAGCGGTCGGCACTACAACGATCTGAAAGAGCTGGCCGACCTCGTACGCAAGTGGCTGCGTCGTACCAGACCTAAACCGCCCAAGAAGTCAATCGAAGAACGCCGGGAAGATTTCACCGCAAAGCTCCACGAGTACGACCGGATCAACCCGAAAATGTATCCGAAAGACTTCTACAACAATTTCTTCACCTACTGGACTACCGTTAACGATTCCAACACAACGATGCGCTACGAAAAGGACCCGTATTTCTTTTCAAGCCTCGGCAACAAACTAGCCTACTCTTACAAAAACGTCTACATCAAGAACCAGACCTATGCAAACGCAGACAAACCAACTGGCAACAGCAGAACCGTCCCAGTGCTTACTGCCGACGATCTCAGCGACGGACACGATAGCGCACCGCATTCGTTCGATGAGTCAGACGATGAAACTGGAACAAACGAGTACACCACACTTCATCTCACTTTGGAATGA